In Rhodamnia argentea isolate NSW1041297 chromosome 1, ASM2092103v1, whole genome shotgun sequence, the genomic window ttgggattgttCCCTAGCTCCGCGAGCATATATACAATTGCGCGTTGTTTGGATAATTCATCCGGTGAAATCTCTTTCTTCggttaaatgacaaaaaaaataggagGAAAAAGGGCAAACCACCAGAAAAGTCCTGAAGCTATTAtacggcggccaattcaatcatgaaccttacaattgtgccaattcaatcctaaaattttttgacgatttaaTCAATATTAGCCCGTTCCGACCAGTTACCCTAAACCTTACAAATGAAATGATCAGGACAAAACAGGCAGATCGTGAAAAAGGtatgggactaaattgacacagttaaaaggtttatgagtgaATTGGTCGCCGGACAATGACCATTATCCAGAGAGAAACCACCAGGCAGACTTGTATAAAAATGCAGAAAGTACCTGTACACCCAGATTTTGAGCCCACCCTTGATGAGTTTGGTGTAGATAGGCAGTACTGAGAACACCGTGTCGTTATACGTATTCAACATGGAATTgctaaccaaaaaagaaaaggaaaatcgtgcattaattgaaaatcaatattatgatgatgatttggtgaagaagatgatgattcaACGCTTAATGATGAGTTGTTTATATGTACTTACTTGCAGACCTTCCATTTGAAGTTGGAGTTGTCTGTTCTTCTGACATGGAGAGAAGATTGAACATCTTGCCTGTTGAAGTACATCTCCGCATTCTGCGAGTAACATGGATCATACCCTCCTGGGATTCTCGTCCTCCTCAGACCATGTCCATTCACCTGCAAGAATCGCAATTCCGGCGCCGGCTATAGTCAGATTCGTATCGAACCGAGCGAATGAATTGGTGGCCAAATGAGTCCGTGAGCGAACGTAAGTGAAACTCTGTTCGTGATTTGCGTTGGTTACCTCGGTGAACGACTCGAAGAAGCGGCTTCCGGCTGTTTGAGACGGAGAAGAAGATGTGGAGGAGGAGTTGAGGAGGCATCTCGGGGCGTAGATGTTGTAGATGTCGATCTCTTGAAGGTAGCTGCGGAACACGGAGCCCATGGCCTCGTTGCACTCGCTAGACCAGTCGGGGACTTTGAAGTCGCAGACTTGCTCGCATTTATCGTAGAGCTGGTCCGAGATGACGGCGTGGCTCCATGCATACTCGAGCAGGCCCTTGTTGTCATAGTAGTCATTCGTCTCTGGATTCCCCACCTGCAACGTGATTCAGTTAATCTCGCATTTCTACTTTCAGTAATCGACTCTCTTTTCggattttttatttggttttgtgTCATCAACAGCCGTTCTTTCTCGAAGCGAGGAGCGGAATTCGCTCCGGTTCGGCTCTCGCCATGTGCATTTGGCTCACAAGTTAAAAACGAGCGCGAGACACACAAGGATGCTCGCGACTGTaatgcatttttcttcttcaccaTGGTTGATAAGAAGCCACAAAAGAGGTTAACAAAATCGAAGTCGAAAGTCACGAAACAAATGTGAAAATGTCGGGATCGGAATCGTTCAGGACAGGGTTAGAGGCTTTTCGAGCAACTTACAATGAAGCCTTTGAGGTTGATTGGTGTGTATTTAGCTGTGTCTTCATTTCTGTCATGGATTAGCTCAGCTAGCTGAGGAACGTAGTGACCAGCATAGCTCTCTCCAGCAAGGAAGAAATCATGGGTTTTGAACTGTGGGAACTTTTGAAGCCAATTCGCTATGAAGCTGTATGCATCTTCAGCTGAGAAAAGATTCAAAAGCAACACTCGGAGCTTACAAAACAGAACTTTATTTTGGTTTCGCTACAATCGAATCAATCAAACACATTACCGACAAAGGCATCATCTATGATGGACAGATCAGAGGATGTGTTGGTGTAAGAGAACCCAACTCCAACTGGTGACTCCACAAACAGCAGATTTGCTTCTGCAGCACAAGTCAGCAGTTCAAATCAAATTTTGCTCTGTTTGTTTCTTtgctctttgcttttctctctctctctctctcctctcctctgttCTCTCTACTAAGACCAATTATGACTCGAGTTTCTTTGCCAAAGAGAGGACCTTTTGCTTTGATATCCGTTTCTTTGGAGGAATTTTTGCTTTCTAAATGAACTCATTCTTGAACGAAAACATTGGACTGAAAATGGCTTGAGATGAAGGAAAGAACCGACCTTGATTCCAAGCGAACTCGTTGTACACAAGGTCAGTCCCATTGGTGCCCACTCTGAGGGGCCCCAATTCCACAGCAGCACCATACCCAATCGATGAACAGCCAGGACCTTCACAAAAACCAATTTCCAAAGAGTCAAGAGtggcaaaaacaaagaaaacccGTCAAACATCCTCGTTTCTACAAAGAGTTTGCATGTTTTGCACCTCCATTGAGCCAGAGCACAAGAGGTCTCTGTGAAGGTTGAGCCTGGGCCTCAAAGAACCAGTAGAAGAGGGCCCTCCCATGGGCTTCATTGACTGTGATGTAGCCTGAGAAGTGAGAGAATGAGGAGGGGGTTGAGGGCTGTCCCGGGAGATTTATGACCCTGTCTGATTCCTGGTCCTGAGATTGCTCCTCCTCTGGGGAGAATGAGAATGTCCGGGGTCGTTGCTCTGTTTCCGGGGGCGATTTAATGCAGGTGGTGGTCAAGGGGCGGCTCAGGAAGACTAGGAGGTGGAtggataagagagagagagtgagggcaTTGATTGAGGGTAGAGGCGATGCCATCTCTCTTGTTCCCAGGAAAAGCTGAGGATGGACCAGCAGGGTCCCCTGAGACCCCATTTAAATAattgagcgagagagagacgatgCTTTATTACTCGCGTCAATAACAGAATGGACTTTTGCCAAGTTCACCATCATGCAAACGGGTATCAAGAGGAAAAATCTATGGTGCCCAGGTGAAGATTATTGACTTTTCACCCCCGAATCCTCTGACTAAACCAATCTGGTATGGATGATCAAGGCTGCGCATAATAAACCAACCGAACCAGCCAATTGGGTTCGATTTCCAAAGGCTCTGGTCCTGTTTCCGATTTCATAAGATTGGAATCGGTTACGGCCGGTCCGGATCCCGGGCCCGAACTGGaacgaataattttttttttttgttaaaataaatttgataaatcagGGAAGGtcgagagaaagaaagaaaaagaatgtcaATGATATAGATATAGGATTCCATTATATGTGAGGTTCACGAGTCGGGATTTAGCGTTAATGCGACGCAATTAACGAGAGGTGGTCTGGTGTATATGTCgttaataagaaaaatttaatgaaaaataataaaaaaaaatgcgaccgATCTAATGATTAGAACGCGTAGAAATTGGTATGATTTTCCGTTCCAAGGTGGGATCGGACCGGACTAGACCGGGAACCCATTGCTCCTAGGATGATCTATGCTTGACTACA contains:
- the LOC115747708 gene encoding serine carboxypeptidase-like 33 → MGSQGTLLVHPQLFLGTREMASPLPSINALTLSLLSIHLLVFLSRPLTTTCIKSPPETEQRPRTFSFSPEEEQSQDQESDRVINLPGQPSTPSSFSHFSGYITVNEAHGRALFYWFFEAQAQPSQRPLVLWLNGGPGCSSIGYGAAVELGPLRVGTNGTDLVYNEFAWNQEANLLFVESPVGVGFSYTNTSSDLSIIDDAFVAEDAYSFIANWLQKFPQFKTHDFFLAGESYAGHYVPQLAELIHDRNEDTAKYTPINLKGFIVGNPETNDYYDNKGLLEYAWSHAVISDQLYDKCEQVCDFKVPDWSSECNEAMGSVFRSYLQEIDIYNIYAPRCLLNSSSTSSSPSQTAGSRFFESFTEVNGHGLRRTRIPGGYDPCYSQNAEMYFNRQDVQSSLHVRRTDNSNFKWKVCNNSMLNTYNDTVFSVLPIYTKLIKGGLKIWVYSGDADGRVPVIGTRYCVEALGLSIKSPWRSWYHDHQVGGRIVEYEGGLALLTVRGAGHLVPLNKPSEALALFHSFLTGQDLPKQR